In Desulfobacterales bacterium, the following proteins share a genomic window:
- a CDS encoding SGNH/GDSL hydrolase family protein, with translation MLAFESAIRLLGDYDLDGNFIIFGRTLRPYQIPAMTMQQKVAEYLAAGRTSIRYDARLGWAPRPDNISSNGLYAYNSYGIRTSTMAPVEYPMSPAENRLRVLIIGDSYSRGDEIPFENSWGYLLEKKLLHLGINAEVINMAVGAYGMDQAFLRWQEHGQRLSPDIVLFGLLMENVQRNVNLLKPIYQPNTGLPFSKPRFIIVHDGLQLINVPTLPPLQLSAILKNPSSWSLIPHEHFLGPKYSQDPFWLNSRLAALIQEAVSPVESDPFFYDLDNESAILTLSLIHRFKQEIEAAGSDLLIVHIPIILDLIRLRLARQPVYTDLMKEIEKDTVVIPTQDALLEKADQSSLFSLYMPGGHYSAEGNEVIAGEVAAYIAASRQL, from the coding sequence ATGCTGGCATTCGAATCAGCCATCCGTTTGCTGGGCGACTATGACTTGGACGGCAATTTCATTATATTCGGACGGACTCTCAGGCCATACCAGATACCGGCCATGACCATGCAGCAGAAAGTGGCAGAATATCTAGCCGCCGGGCGTACCAGTATCAGGTACGACGCCCGCCTCGGATGGGCGCCGAGACCGGACAATATTTCATCGAACGGACTCTATGCATACAATTCTTATGGAATTCGAACAAGTACCATGGCGCCGGTCGAATACCCCATGTCTCCTGCGGAGAATCGATTGCGAGTCCTCATTATCGGAGATTCCTATTCGCGGGGTGATGAAATCCCCTTTGAAAACAGCTGGGGATATCTTCTTGAAAAAAAACTTCTGCATCTCGGAATAAATGCCGAAGTAATAAATATGGCTGTGGGCGCCTATGGCATGGACCAGGCATTTTTACGCTGGCAGGAGCATGGCCAGAGGTTATCACCCGATATTGTCCTGTTTGGCCTGCTGATGGAGAACGTGCAGAGAAACGTAAACCTGTTAAAACCCATCTATCAGCCCAACACCGGCCTACCCTTTTCCAAACCACGATTTATCATCGTCCATGACGGCCTGCAGTTGATAAACGTGCCCACGCTTCCACCGCTGCAATTATCCGCCATCCTTAAAAACCCGTCAAGCTGGAGCTTGATTCCCCACGAACACTTCCTCGGCCCGAAATATTCTCAAGACCCGTTCTGGCTAAACAGCAGACTGGCCGCCCTTATTCAGGAGGCCGTATCTCCAGTGGAATCCGACCCGTTTTTCTATGACCTGGACAATGAGTCGGCAATACTGACGTTGAGTCTGATACACAGATTCAAGCAGGAGATCGAGGCCGCAGGCAGCGACCTTCTTATCGTCCACATTCCGATTATTCTTGATCTCATCCGGCTCCGGCTTGCCCGGCAACCGGTCTACACCGATTTGATGAAAGAAATTGAAAAGGATACCGTGGTCATTCCAACCCAGGACGCGTTGTTGGAAAAGGCAGACCAATCATCTTTGTTTTCCCTCTATATGCCGGGAGGACATTATTCTGCCGAAGGGAATGAAGTGATTGCCGGAGAGGTTGCGGCATACATCGCCGCGTCCCGGCAACTGTGA
- a CDS encoding polysaccharide biosynthesis C-terminal domain-containing protein — MGTKNFLARAMALSASKGIQDGFISLLLLWLARTDQSGYGLFMFGIGVAAMIRSVLALGLDQYSLREFSFSLQGRGEVLARIVRIKIILGGLILAGLALFGFLKGWNNTQSVVVLAIAVGQVMDGLAESFFNLFRAEGRQVREGGFRAGANLVGALYGAACLLLGLGVTRLVFFLVICNGLKLLVAVVGARRLKLTPTLTNRGGLLPAGQAAHILLFAGVSVLGSFYNYIQIFLLKQFQPLSEVAFYGAAYDLTSGFSGLVSQIIIGAVLFPSLVAAADQGKEQLAGRLREYFRQLIIYGMGVVFFLGTLGGWFLPLLYGSPFQAAVLPLKILAPATLLSFVNNMAIYAFMAMRQERRLLLFHLVPAGVSLLLGLLLIPVAGAVGAAGNLLACRFVMTVIIISQLHRHLPFIKLKALKPVFVGGLAWGGVYFVLGKVQPVLAAIVALIVYGLVVRYYGVRGNGD; from the coding sequence ATGGGGACTAAGAATTTCCTGGCCCGGGCAATGGCTTTGTCTGCCAGTAAAGGCATTCAGGACGGTTTTATTTCTCTGCTCCTTCTCTGGCTGGCCAGGACGGATCAGTCCGGTTACGGCCTTTTCATGTTCGGCATTGGCGTGGCCGCCATGATTCGGTCGGTCCTGGCCCTGGGGCTGGACCAGTATTCTCTGCGGGAGTTTTCTTTCTCCCTGCAGGGTAGAGGTGAGGTCCTTGCCCGGATCGTTCGAATAAAGATAATCCTGGGCGGGCTGATCCTGGCCGGTCTTGCCCTGTTCGGCTTCCTCAAAGGATGGAACAACACTCAATCCGTGGTGGTTCTGGCGATTGCCGTCGGTCAGGTCATGGACGGCCTGGCCGAGTCCTTTTTTAATCTATTCCGGGCCGAGGGCCGTCAGGTCAGGGAGGGGGGGTTCCGGGCCGGGGCCAACCTGGTCGGGGCGTTATATGGCGCAGCCTGCCTCCTCTTGGGACTGGGAGTGACCAGGCTGGTTTTTTTCCTGGTGATCTGCAACGGATTGAAACTCCTGGTGGCGGTCGTCGGAGCGCGCAGGTTAAAATTAACGCCCACCCTGACAAACAGGGGGGGGCTGCTCCCCGCGGGGCAGGCCGCTCATATCTTGCTCTTTGCCGGTGTCAGCGTCCTGGGCTCGTTTTACAATTATATCCAGATATTTCTGCTCAAGCAGTTTCAGCCGTTATCAGAGGTTGCATTCTATGGGGCGGCCTATGATCTGACCAGCGGTTTTTCCGGGCTTGTGTCCCAAATTATTATCGGCGCTGTCCTGTTCCCCAGTCTGGTTGCCGCCGCCGACCAGGGGAAGGAACAACTGGCCGGCAGGTTGCGTGAGTACTTCCGGCAGCTGATAATCTATGGGATGGGAGTAGTTTTTTTTCTGGGTACTCTCGGCGGCTGGTTTCTGCCCTTGTTGTACGGCTCGCCATTTCAGGCTGCCGTGCTTCCTTTAAAAATCCTGGCCCCGGCAACTCTGCTTTCTTTTGTCAACAACATGGCCATTTATGCCTTCATGGCAATGAGGCAGGAGCGGCGGCTCCTGCTTTTCCATCTCGTGCCGGCCGGCGTCAGCCTGCTGCTGGGCCTCTTGCTTATTCCGGTTGCGGGCGCCGTCGGGGCGGCGGGCAATCTTCTGGCCTGCCGGTTTGTGATGACCGTTATCATTATCAGCCAACTCCATCGTCATCTGCCGTTTATTAAACTGAAGGCGCTGAAACCAGTCTTCGTGGGGGGACTGGCTTGGGGGGGAGTATATTTCGTGTTGGGCAAGGTGCAGCCGGTCCTGGCCGCCATCGTCGCCCTGATAGTCTATGGCCTGGTTGTCCGATATTATGGAGTCCGCGGCAATGGGGACTGA